The following are encoded together in the Argopecten irradians isolate NY chromosome 5, Ai_NY, whole genome shotgun sequence genome:
- the LOC138322869 gene encoding small ribosomal subunit protein uS4, whose protein sequence is MPRVPIVTSKTYTTPRRPFEKERLDQELKLIGEYGLRNKREVWRVKYTLTKIRKAARELLTLDEKDTKRLFEGNALLRRLVRIGVLDETKMKLDYVLGLRLEDFLERRLQTQVFKLGLAKSIHHARVLIRQRHIRVRKQVVNIPSYMVRLDSQKHIDFSLRSPYGGGRPGRVKRKNMKKGSGGGGDEDED, encoded by the exons ATGCCACGTGTGCCAATTGTAACGAGTAAGACCTACACCACTCCCCGACGTCCCTTTGAGAAGGAACGTTTGGACCAGGAGTTGAAACTTATTGGTGAATATGGTCTCCGAAACAAACGTGAAGTATGGCGAGTAAAGTACACCTTGACCAAAATCAGGAAAGCTGCCCGAGAACTGCTTACCCTTGACGAGAAGGATACCAAACGACTCTTCGAAG GTAACGCCCTTCTGAGAAGATTGGTTCGTATTGGTGTGTTGGACGAAACCAAAATGAAGCTCGATTATGTGCTGGGTCTTCGTCTTGAAGACTTCTTGGAGCGTCGTCTACAAACACAGGTGTTCAAGCTCGGACTTGCCAAGAGCATCCATCATGCCCGTGTGTTGATCAGGCAAAGACACATCAg AGTAAGGAAACAAGTAGTAAACATCCCATCCTACATGGTCCGCTTGGACTCCCAGAAGCACATTGACTTCTCCCTTAGGTCACCATATGGAGGTGGACGCCCAG GACGTGTAAAGAGGAAGAACATGAAGAAGGGCAGTGGTGGAGGAGGAGACGAAGATGAGGATTAA
- the LOC138322867 gene encoding uncharacterized protein isoform X1 — MNLGNVLRIPGKLPQFCCMRTAQCVRKLLSTLVNEALPTSAESQNIGEVYKNVMRKVPQPVVIVTTSEFDILNNRWLKRGVTCTSFNSVSFDPAVVSICLKQPSRMHDLLLRTQHFAVHVLAKDQVKYGVHFSEPVNDNTCQFTSVPHQIGEQGLPLISGCSAVLECTAKSVHTVGDHHVWFGDVCSAVLNHNTPDPLLYFIRSFRSVGDEIFLKAFEDATLPYEDWTHEAHLRMAWNYITELGKDGATPHIIEGIKNFNEQNKDKVKFGYHETITRFYISVVTDAIQRSDEDQHFENFISSHTYLLDRNLPSQFYSKDRLFCSEARQSFVSPDIRPLPC; from the exons atgaatcttgGAAATGTCCTTAGGATACCTGGGAAATTGCCACAATTCTGCTGCATGCGTACAGCACAATGCGTTCGCAAATTACTTTCAACAC taGTCAATGAAGCTTTGCCCACATCAGCAGAGTCACAAAATATTGGAGAAGTTTACAAAAATGTCATGAGAAAAGTACCACAACCAG TTGTGATCGTAACAACTTCTGAATTTGATATTCTGAACAATAGATGGCTGAAGAGAGGGGTAACGTGTACATCATTTAACAGTGTATCATTCGACCCAGCTGTTGTATCCATTTGTTTAAAACAACCAAG TCGAATGCACGACCTCTTATTGAGAACTCAACATTTTGCTGTCCATGTTCTTGCCAAAGACCAG GTGAAGTATGGTGTACACTTTTCTGAGCCAGTCAATGACAATACATGTCAGTTCACCAGTGTACCCCACCAGATAGGGGAGCAG GGCCTACCCCTGATATCCGGATGTTCAGCGGTATTAGAGTGTACGGCTAAGTCTGTCCATACAGTTGGGGACCATCATGTGTGGTTTGGAGATGTATGTAGTGCTGTACTAAACCATAACACACCTGACCCACTCCTTTACTTTATCAG ATCGTTTAGATCTGTTGGAGACGAGATATTTCTAAAGGCGTTTGAGGATGCTACATTACCATACGAGGACTGGACCCATGAGGCACATCTTAGAATGGCGTGGAATTACATCACTGAATTAGGAAAAGATGGAGCCACCCCTCATATAAT AGAAGGTATCAAGAATTTTAACGAACAAAATAAGGACAAG GTTAAATTTGGGTACCATGAAACCATCACCAGATTTTATATATCTGTGGTAACAGATGCCATACAAAGAAGTGATGAAGATCAACACTTTGAAAACTTTATATCGTCGCATACTTACCTTCTCGACAGGAATCTTCCCTCACAGTTTTACTCAAAGGACAGGTTATTTTGTTCCGAGGCAAGACAATC GTTTGTTTCGCCAGATATAAGACCGCTGCCTTGCTGA
- the LOC138322867 gene encoding uncharacterized protein isoform X2 translates to MNLGNVLRIPGKLPQFCCMRTAQCVRKLLSTLNEALPTSAESQNIGEVYKNVMRKVPQPVVIVTTSEFDILNNRWLKRGVTCTSFNSVSFDPAVVSICLKQPSRMHDLLLRTQHFAVHVLAKDQVKYGVHFSEPVNDNTCQFTSVPHQIGEQGLPLISGCSAVLECTAKSVHTVGDHHVWFGDVCSAVLNHNTPDPLLYFIRSFRSVGDEIFLKAFEDATLPYEDWTHEAHLRMAWNYITELGKDGATPHIIEGIKNFNEQNKDKVKFGYHETITRFYISVVTDAIQRSDEDQHFENFISSHTYLLDRNLPSQFYSKDRLFCSEARQSFVSPDIRPLPC, encoded by the exons atgaatcttgGAAATGTCCTTAGGATACCTGGGAAATTGCCACAATTCTGCTGCATGCGTACAGCACAATGCGTTCGCAAATTACTTTCAACAC TCAATGAAGCTTTGCCCACATCAGCAGAGTCACAAAATATTGGAGAAGTTTACAAAAATGTCATGAGAAAAGTACCACAACCAG TTGTGATCGTAACAACTTCTGAATTTGATATTCTGAACAATAGATGGCTGAAGAGAGGGGTAACGTGTACATCATTTAACAGTGTATCATTCGACCCAGCTGTTGTATCCATTTGTTTAAAACAACCAAG TCGAATGCACGACCTCTTATTGAGAACTCAACATTTTGCTGTCCATGTTCTTGCCAAAGACCAG GTGAAGTATGGTGTACACTTTTCTGAGCCAGTCAATGACAATACATGTCAGTTCACCAGTGTACCCCACCAGATAGGGGAGCAG GGCCTACCCCTGATATCCGGATGTTCAGCGGTATTAGAGTGTACGGCTAAGTCTGTCCATACAGTTGGGGACCATCATGTGTGGTTTGGAGATGTATGTAGTGCTGTACTAAACCATAACACACCTGACCCACTCCTTTACTTTATCAG ATCGTTTAGATCTGTTGGAGACGAGATATTTCTAAAGGCGTTTGAGGATGCTACATTACCATACGAGGACTGGACCCATGAGGCACATCTTAGAATGGCGTGGAATTACATCACTGAATTAGGAAAAGATGGAGCCACCCCTCATATAAT AGAAGGTATCAAGAATTTTAACGAACAAAATAAGGACAAG GTTAAATTTGGGTACCATGAAACCATCACCAGATTTTATATATCTGTGGTAACAGATGCCATACAAAGAAGTGATGAAGATCAACACTTTGAAAACTTTATATCGTCGCATACTTACCTTCTCGACAGGAATCTTCCCTCACAGTTTTACTCAAAGGACAGGTTATTTTGTTCCGAGGCAAGACAATC GTTTGTTTCGCCAGATATAAGACCGCTGCCTTGCTGA
- the LOC138322868 gene encoding rRNA methyltransferase 2, mitochondrial-like isoform X1 has translation MSVTLVNCRLRGDVCQHVEQICKYFTTSQTNNKVHVKKLKGKSTGSQKWLTKQLKDPYVKRAKLENWRCRSAFKLLEIDEKHKLLKPGNIVIDCGAAPGSWCQVAAKKVNATQSDLNRPVGTVIGVDLLQIDPLDGVTLLSGSDFTHKDVQKSILHCLGGQKVHVVLSDMAPKSSEARHLDHELSVELCASVLRFSVGVLRHGGHLLCKLWMGPEQYKLHVALDRMFSSVKVVKPPASRMGSSEMYFLAKDFKGVPSDKLRSTSKSPTEMPSNEGGGG, from the exons ATGTCTGTCACTCTTGTAAACTGTAGACTAAGAGGTGATGTTTGTCAACACGTTGAACAGATCTGCAAATATTTTACAACATCACAGACTAATAACAAAGTCCATGTGAAAAAGCTGAAGGGCAAAAGTACTGGATCACAAAAATGGCTGACAAAACAACTCAAAGACCCGTACGTGAAGCGTGCGAAATTGGAAAACTGGAGATGTCGGAGCGCCTTCAAATTACTGGAAATTGACGAAAAACACAAACTCTTAAAACCTGGGAACATTGTTATAGATTGCGGAGCTGCGCCCGGATCGTGGTGCCAAGTCGCCGCCAAGAAAGTGAACGCAACACAAAGTG ATCTTAATCGACCTGTCGGGACTGTTATAGGTGTGGATCTGCTCCAGATTGATCCACTTGATGGAGTTACACTCCTCTCAGGATCCGACTTCACACACAAAGACGTCCAAAAGTCCATACTCCATTGTCTGGGAGGACAAAAGGTGCACGTGGTTTTAAGTGACATGGCGCCAAAATCTTCAGAGGCGAGACATTTAGATCACGAATTGAGTGTGGAGCTCTGTGCCTCGGTTCTGAGATTTTCTGTCGGAGTCCTTCGACATGGTGGACATTTATTGTGTAAACTATGGATGGGACCAGAACAGTACAAACTACATGTAGCACTTGACCGGATGTTTTCCAGCGTTAAAGTTGTCAAACCGCCCGCTAGTCGTATGGGCTCTTCAGAGATGTATTTCTTAGCTAAGGATTTTAAAGGTGTGCCTTCTGACAAATTGAGGTCAACTAGTAAATCACCGACGGAAATGCCTAGTAATGAAGGAGGAGGAGGTTAA
- the LOC138322868 gene encoding rRNA methyltransferase 2, mitochondrial-like isoform X2: MSVTLVNCRLRGDVCQHVEQICKYFTTSQTNNKVHVKKLKGKSTGSQKWLTKQLKDPYVKRAKLENWRCRSAFKLLEIDEKHKLLKPGNIVIDCGAAPGSWCQVAAKKVNATQSGVDLLQIDPLDGVTLLSGSDFTHKDVQKSILHCLGGQKVHVVLSDMAPKSSEARHLDHELSVELCASVLRFSVGVLRHGGHLLCKLWMGPEQYKLHVALDRMFSSVKVVKPPASRMGSSEMYFLAKDFKGVPSDKLRSTSKSPTEMPSNEGGGG, translated from the exons ATGTCTGTCACTCTTGTAAACTGTAGACTAAGAGGTGATGTTTGTCAACACGTTGAACAGATCTGCAAATATTTTACAACATCACAGACTAATAACAAAGTCCATGTGAAAAAGCTGAAGGGCAAAAGTACTGGATCACAAAAATGGCTGACAAAACAACTCAAAGACCCGTACGTGAAGCGTGCGAAATTGGAAAACTGGAGATGTCGGAGCGCCTTCAAATTACTGGAAATTGACGAAAAACACAAACTCTTAAAACCTGGGAACATTGTTATAGATTGCGGAGCTGCGCCCGGATCGTGGTGCCAAGTCGCCGCCAAGAAAGTGAACGCAACACAAAGTG GTGTGGATCTGCTCCAGATTGATCCACTTGATGGAGTTACACTCCTCTCAGGATCCGACTTCACACACAAAGACGTCCAAAAGTCCATACTCCATTGTCTGGGAGGACAAAAGGTGCACGTGGTTTTAAGTGACATGGCGCCAAAATCTTCAGAGGCGAGACATTTAGATCACGAATTGAGTGTGGAGCTCTGTGCCTCGGTTCTGAGATTTTCTGTCGGAGTCCTTCGACATGGTGGACATTTATTGTGTAAACTATGGATGGGACCAGAACAGTACAAACTACATGTAGCACTTGACCGGATGTTTTCCAGCGTTAAAGTTGTCAAACCGCCCGCTAGTCGTATGGGCTCTTCAGAGATGTATTTCTTAGCTAAGGATTTTAAAGGTGTGCCTTCTGACAAATTGAGGTCAACTAGTAAATCACCGACGGAAATGCCTAGTAATGAAGGAGGAGGAGGTTAA